A window from Methylocystis sp. MJC1 encodes these proteins:
- a CDS encoding prephenate dehydratase — MNQFIAYQGEPGANSDIVCREAYPDLTPLPCASFEDAFAAVTEGRAALGMIPIENSIAGRVADIHHFLPHSGLHIVGEYFLPIHFHLMAPKGATREGLRAVYSHVHALGQCRRVIRDLGLIAHTAGDTAGAAREVAEWNDPTKAALAPRLAADIYGLDVLGENVEDEAHNTTRFVVLSKTSQWAPVNGGATMTTFIFRVRNVPAALYKALGGFATNGVNMTKLESYMVGGEFAATQFLADVDGHPEQPALARALEELRFFSKEVEILGVYPAAAFRVTNIRAFEYGD; from the coding sequence GTGAACCAGTTCATCGCTTATCAGGGAGAGCCCGGCGCGAATTCCGACATCGTCTGCCGCGAGGCCTATCCCGACCTTACCCCCCTCCCCTGCGCCAGCTTCGAGGACGCTTTCGCGGCCGTGACCGAAGGCCGCGCTGCGCTCGGCATGATTCCGATCGAAAATTCGATCGCCGGCCGCGTCGCCGACATTCATCATTTCCTGCCGCATTCGGGCCTGCATATCGTCGGCGAATATTTTCTGCCGATCCATTTTCACCTGATGGCGCCGAAGGGCGCAACGCGCGAGGGATTGCGCGCCGTCTACAGCCATGTCCATGCGCTCGGCCAATGCCGCCGCGTGATTCGCGATCTCGGGCTCATAGCCCATACGGCGGGCGACACCGCCGGCGCCGCGCGCGAGGTGGCGGAATGGAACGATCCCACGAAGGCGGCGCTGGCGCCGCGCCTTGCGGCCGACATCTACGGTCTCGACGTGCTCGGCGAGAATGTCGAGGACGAGGCGCATAACACGACGCGCTTCGTCGTGCTGTCGAAGACGAGCCAATGGGCGCCCGTCAATGGCGGCGCGACGATGACGACTTTCATCTTCCGCGTCCGCAACGTGCCCGCCGCCCTCTACAAGGCGCTCGGCGGCTTCGCGACAAACGGCGTTAACATGACCAAGCTCGAAAGCTATATGGTCGGCGGCGAGTTCGCAGCGACGCAGTTTCTCGCAGACGTCGACGGCCATCCCGAGCAGCCGGCCCTCGCCCGCGCGCTGGAGGAACTGCGCTTCTTTTCGAAGGAAGTGGAGATACTCGGCGTTTATCCAGCGGCGGCGTTCCGCGTCACCAATATACGCGCCTTCGAGTATGGGGACTGA
- a CDS encoding sodium-translocating pyrophosphatase: MVLFLTIVFGLTSIAYGVKTSQELIAADPGSQRMQEISGAVAEGAQAYLNRQYKTIGYVGAVIFVLLVILLGWSVGFGFAIGAALSGAAGYIGMNVSVRANVRTAQAATQSLAGGLDIAFKAGAVTGLLVAGLALLGVTIYFAILTWFVGYSVSDRAVVDALVALGFGASLISIFARLGGGIFTKGADVGADLVGKVEAGIPEDDPRNPATIADNVGDNVGDCAGMAADLFETYAVTVVATMVLASIFFAGQEGLYGAVIYPLAIGGLSILTSIAGTYFVKLGQDDTEWGKFAAPYFEKIGLKNDSIMDALYKGLIATGVLSVVGLFLATLVTVGLGEVGKVNGQSIYGVGLFFCGIVGLIVTGAIVYITEYYTGTGKRPVVSIAQASVTGHGTNVIQGLAVSLEATAAPALVIVLGIILTYNFGGLYGTAIAVTTMLGLAGMIVALDAFGPVTDNAGGIAEMAGLPKEVRQSTDALDAVGNTTKAVTKGYAIGSAGLGALVLFAAYTNDIRHFAETGVPFFKGLEHIDFSLSNPFVVAGLIFGGLIPYLFGGIAMTAVGRAAGSVVEEVRRQFKEKPGIMDGSERPDYGRAVDMLTQAAIKEMIVPSLLPVAAPVVMFIAVLILGGGKANALAAVGALLLGVIVNGIFVAISMTSGGGAWDNAKKSFEDGFIDKDGVKHLKGSEAHKASVTGDTVGDPYKDTAGPAVNPAIKITNIVALLLLAILAHWG; encoded by the coding sequence ATGGTCCTTTTTCTAACCATCGTCTTTGGACTGACGTCCATCGCTTACGGCGTAAAAACTTCCCAAGAGTTGATCGCGGCTGATCCCGGCTCGCAGCGCATGCAAGAAATCTCCGGCGCCGTCGCGGAAGGCGCGCAGGCCTATCTCAATCGCCAATATAAGACCATCGGTTATGTCGGCGCCGTCATCTTCGTGCTGCTCGTCATCCTTCTGGGCTGGTCGGTGGGCTTTGGTTTCGCCATTGGCGCGGCCCTCTCCGGCGCGGCCGGCTATATCGGCATGAATGTCTCGGTGCGCGCCAATGTCCGCACCGCGCAGGCGGCGACTCAATCGCTCGCGGGCGGCCTCGACATCGCCTTCAAGGCGGGCGCCGTCACGGGCCTGCTGGTCGCCGGTCTCGCGCTGCTCGGCGTCACGATCTATTTCGCCATCCTCACCTGGTTCGTCGGCTATTCGGTCTCAGACCGCGCGGTTGTCGACGCGCTTGTCGCGCTCGGCTTCGGCGCCTCGCTCATCTCGATCTTCGCGCGCCTTGGCGGCGGCATCTTCACTAAGGGCGCCGACGTCGGCGCCGATCTCGTCGGCAAGGTCGAGGCGGGCATTCCCGAGGATGACCCACGCAACCCGGCCACCATCGCCGACAACGTGGGCGATAATGTCGGCGACTGCGCGGGCATGGCGGCCGATCTCTTCGAGACCTATGCGGTCACGGTCGTCGCCACCATGGTTCTGGCCTCGATCTTCTTCGCCGGCCAGGAAGGCCTCTATGGCGCGGTGATCTATCCGCTCGCCATCGGCGGCCTCTCCATCCTCACTTCCATCGCCGGCACCTATTTCGTGAAGCTCGGTCAGGACGACACGGAATGGGGCAAGTTCGCCGCCCCTTACTTTGAGAAGATCGGCCTCAAGAACGACTCGATCATGGACGCCCTCTACAAGGGCCTCATCGCGACAGGCGTTCTCTCGGTCGTTGGCCTGTTCCTCGCGACGCTCGTCACCGTTGGCCTCGGCGAGGTCGGCAAGGTGAACGGCCAGTCGATCTATGGCGTCGGCCTCTTCTTCTGCGGCATTGTCGGCCTGATCGTGACGGGCGCGATCGTCTACATCACCGAATATTACACCGGCACGGGCAAGCGCCCGGTGGTGTCGATCGCCCAGGCGTCGGTGACGGGCCACGGCACCAATGTCATCCAGGGTCTCGCCGTGTCGCTCGAGGCGACCGCCGCGCCGGCGCTGGTGATCGTGCTGGGCATCATCCTCACCTATAATTTCGGCGGCCTCTATGGCACGGCGATCGCGGTGACCACCATGCTCGGCCTCGCCGGCATGATCGTCGCGCTCGACGCCTTCGGTCCCGTGACCGACAACGCCGGCGGCATTGCCGAAATGGCGGGCCTGCCGAAGGAAGTGCGCCAGTCGACCGACGCGCTGGACGCCGTCGGCAACACCACCAAGGCCGTGACCAAGGGCTACGCCATTGGCTCCGCGGGCCTCGGCGCGCTGGTGCTGTTCGCAGCCTATACGAACGACATCAGGCACTTCGCCGAGACGGGCGTGCCCTTCTTCAAAGGGCTCGAGCACATCGACTTCAGCCTCTCCAACCCCTTCGTGGTCGCGGGCCTGATCTTCGGCGGCCTCATCCCTTACCTCTTCGGCGGCATCGCCATGACGGCTGTCGGCCGCGCGGCGGGCTCCGTGGTCGAGGAAGTGCGCCGTCAGTTCAAAGAGAAGCCCGGCATCATGGACGGCTCCGAGCGCCCGGATTACGGCCGTGCGGTCGACATGCTGACCCAGGCGGCGATCAAGGAGATGATCGTTCCCTCGCTGTTGCCAGTCGCTGCGCCGGTCGTGATGTTCATCGCCGTGCTGATCCTCGGCGGCGGCAAGGCCAATGCGCTGGCGGCGGTGGGCGCGCTGCTGCTCGGCGTGATCGTCAACGGCATATTCGTCGCCATCTCCATGACCTCGGGCGGCGGCGCCTGGGACAACGCCAAGAAGTCCTTCGAGGATGGCTTCATCGACAAGGACGGCGTGAAGCACCTCAAGGGCTCCGAGGCGCATAAGGCCTCGGTCACGGGCGACACGGTCGGCGACCCCTATAAGGACACCGCCGGCCCGGCCGTGAACCCGGCGATCAAGATCACCAATATCGTCGCGCTATTGCTGCTCGCCATACTGGCCCACTGGGGCTGA
- a CDS encoding glutathione S-transferase family protein, with protein sequence MKDHSVLTLVIGNKRYSTWSLRPWILLKEFGVPFQEIVIPLYREDSKGALLAHSPAGKVPILHDGETSVWDSLAIIEYVAELYPDLPIWPRKRETRAHAWALACEMHSGFGALRSECSMNFGRAPRPISLTETARADAARIDAAWRDALARHGGPFLFGQFSAADAMFAPVVQRFETYVIPVSQEAQRYMDAIKSLESWKEWSLSAKSEEWRLPQYERD encoded by the coding sequence ATGAAGGATCACTCCGTGCTGACGCTCGTCATCGGCAATAAGCGCTATTCGACCTGGTCGCTGCGGCCGTGGATTTTGCTCAAGGAATTCGGCGTTCCGTTTCAGGAAATCGTCATCCCACTTTATCGGGAGGACTCCAAAGGCGCTTTACTCGCACATTCTCCGGCAGGCAAGGTTCCGATCCTGCACGACGGCGAGACGAGCGTTTGGGATTCGCTGGCGATCATCGAATATGTCGCCGAGCTCTATCCTGATCTTCCGATCTGGCCGCGCAAACGAGAGACCCGCGCTCATGCGTGGGCGCTCGCCTGCGAAATGCACTCGGGTTTCGGCGCTTTGCGCAGCGAATGCTCCATGAATTTCGGCCGCGCGCCGCGCCCAATATCACTGACGGAGACGGCCCGCGCCGACGCCGCCCGTATCGACGCGGCGTGGCGCGACGCATTGGCGCGACATGGCGGGCCATTTCTGTTCGGGCAATTCAGCGCCGCCGACGCCATGTTCGCGCCTGTCGTCCAGCGGTTCGAAACCTACGTGATCCCCGTGTCTCAGGAAGCGCAGCGTTATATGGACGCGATCAAATCCCTGGAGTCGTGGAAAGAGTGGAGCCTGTCCGCGAAGAGCGAGGAATGGCGGCTGCCTCAATATGAGCGCGACTGA
- a CDS encoding NAD(+) synthase, which translates to MIHPFFSLHTHGFIRAAVACPSVRVADPAFNAARTIEMARDAHVRGASLVLFPELGLSAYAIDDLLQQEALLSAVETALCELVKASRALQPIIVVGAPLRHRGRLYNCAVAILRGRVLAVTPKTYLPNYREFYEKRHFASGAFVSAEEITLAGQIAPFGSDVLLEASDFDGLAIHMEVCEDVWVPIPPSSRAALAGATVLLNLSASNAIVGKSDYRQTLCAAHSARCLAAYLYSAAGQGESTTDLAWDGEALIYENGDLLAKAPRFSDEPQMVVADIDLGRLLAERARQGTFGDCADVEAGATQYRRVEFELAAPRDVDLGLLRDVPRFPFVPNDEARLAELCFEAFNIQSHGLEQRLRAARIQKVVIGVSGGLDSTQALLVAVTAMERLGLPRTNILAYTLPAFATTDRTKNNAWRLMRAVGVAAQEIDASAACKQMLEDIGHPAARGAAVYDATYENVQAGARTSLLFRLANLHDAIVVGTGDLSELALGWCTYGVGDQMSHYNVNGSVPKTLIQHLIRWCARDARFGMETVSVLTDILATEISPELIPGEEAQRTEAFVGPYALQDFNLYYTTRYGFDPAKTAFLSWHAWRDSRAGQWPSVIADKDRVAFDLPEIKHWLTVFLRRFFATSQFKRTAVPNGPKVSSGGSLSPRGDWRAPSDSSPEAWLSALSSIP; encoded by the coding sequence ATGATCCATCCCTTCTTCTCGCTGCATACTCACGGCTTCATCCGCGCCGCCGTCGCCTGTCCGTCCGTTCGCGTCGCCGATCCCGCCTTCAATGCCGCCCGCACAATCGAGATGGCGCGCGACGCCCATGTACGCGGGGCCTCGCTCGTGCTCTTTCCCGAACTCGGGCTCTCGGCCTATGCGATCGACGATTTGTTGCAGCAGGAGGCGCTCCTCTCCGCCGTGGAGACTGCGCTTTGCGAGCTGGTCAAGGCGTCCCGCGCGCTGCAACCCATCATCGTTGTTGGCGCGCCGCTGCGCCATCGCGGCCGCCTCTATAATTGCGCGGTGGCCATCTTGCGCGGGCGCGTGCTGGCGGTGACACCCAAGACCTATCTGCCGAACTATCGCGAGTTTTACGAGAAGCGTCACTTCGCCTCGGGCGCCTTCGTCTCCGCCGAGGAGATAACGCTTGCCGGGCAGATTGCGCCTTTCGGTTCGGACGTGCTGCTCGAAGCCTCCGATTTCGACGGCCTCGCGATCCATATGGAAGTCTGCGAGGATGTGTGGGTTCCGATCCCGCCGTCATCGCGCGCGGCGCTAGCCGGGGCGACGGTGCTGCTCAATCTCTCCGCCTCCAACGCCATCGTCGGCAAGTCGGACTATCGGCAAACGCTGTGCGCCGCGCATTCGGCGCGCTGCCTCGCCGCCTATCTTTATTCTGCGGCAGGGCAGGGGGAGTCGACGACCGATCTCGCCTGGGACGGCGAAGCTTTGATCTACGAGAACGGCGATCTTCTCGCCAAGGCGCCGCGCTTTTCCGACGAACCGCAGATGGTCGTCGCGGACATCGATCTCGGACGGCTTCTTGCCGAGCGCGCGCGGCAGGGAACATTCGGCGATTGCGCCGATGTGGAAGCGGGCGCGACGCAATATCGCCGCGTCGAATTCGAGCTGGCGGCGCCGCGCGACGTGGACCTCGGCCTCCTGCGCGACGTTCCGCGCTTCCCCTTCGTGCCGAACGACGAGGCAAGACTGGCCGAGCTTTGCTTCGAGGCCTTCAACATACAGTCGCACGGGCTCGAGCAGCGCCTGCGCGCCGCGCGCATCCAGAAGGTCGTCATCGGCGTCTCGGGCGGTCTCGACTCCACGCAGGCTCTTCTGGTCGCCGTGACGGCGATGGAGCGTCTCGGCCTGCCGCGCACGAATATCCTCGCTTATACGCTACCCGCTTTCGCGACGACGGATCGCACCAAGAACAACGCCTGGCGTCTGATGCGCGCTGTGGGAGTCGCGGCGCAGGAGATCGACGCCTCCGCGGCCTGCAAGCAGATGTTGGAAGACATCGGCCATCCTGCGGCGCGGGGCGCGGCGGTTTACGATGCGACCTATGAGAATGTGCAGGCGGGCGCGCGGACGTCGCTTCTCTTCCGCTTGGCCAATCTTCACGACGCCATTGTCGTCGGCACAGGCGATCTTTCCGAGCTTGCGCTCGGCTGGTGCACCTATGGCGTCGGCGATCAGATGTCGCATTATAATGTCAATGGCTCGGTGCCCAAGACGCTGATCCAGCATCTCATCCGCTGGTGCGCGCGCGACGCGCGTTTCGGGATGGAAACGGTGTCGGTGCTGACCGACATTCTCGCAACCGAGATTTCACCGGAGCTTATCCCAGGCGAGGAGGCGCAGCGCACCGAGGCTTTCGTCGGGCCCTATGCGCTGCAGGATTTCAACCTCTATTACACCACGCGCTATGGCTTCGACCCGGCGAAGACGGCCTTCCTCTCCTGGCACGCCTGGCGTGACTCGCGCGCCGGCCAATGGCCTTCGGTGATCGCGGATAAGGACCGCGTCGCCTTCGACCTGCCAGAGATCAAGCATTGGCTCACGGTCTTTTTGCGCCGCTTCTTCGCGACGAGCCAGTTCAAGCGCACGGCCGTGCCCAACGGGCCGAAAGTCAGCTCTGGCGGATCGCTCTCGCCACGCGGCGACTGGCGGGCGCCGAGCGATTCCTCGCCCGAGGCCTGGCTCTCCGCGCTCTCTTCCATTCCCTAA
- the rpmG gene encoding 50S ribosomal protein L33 yields the protein MAKSAMIKIKLLSTADTGYFYVTKKNARTKTEKFVFKKYDPVVRKHVEFKETKIK from the coding sequence ATGGCCAAGTCCGCCATGATCAAGATCAAGCTCCTGTCCACGGCGGACACGGGCTATTTTTACGTCACCAAGAAGAATGCGCGCACCAAGACCGAGAAGTTCGTGTTCAAGAAGTATGACCCCGTCGTGCGCAAGCACGTCGAGTTCAAGGAAACCAAGATCAAGTAA
- the nusB gene encoding transcription antitermination factor NusB, with the protein MSLDQRSAARLAIVQALYQMEVAGKGLNEIYAEFEAHWIGREIEGVQYKPAELTFFRDVLQGVLTDQVAIDRQIDRVLSGGWPLARVEAVMRASLRAGAYELRSRKDVPARAVIKEYVDVAGAFFGPTESGMVNAVLDKIAREERSGEMGG; encoded by the coding sequence ATGAGCCTCGATCAGCGGTCCGCCGCGCGCCTGGCCATCGTGCAGGCGCTTTATCAAATGGAGGTCGCGGGCAAGGGCCTCAACGAGATTTACGCCGAATTCGAAGCCCATTGGATCGGCCGCGAGATCGAGGGCGTGCAATATAAGCCCGCGGAGCTGACCTTCTTTCGCGACGTGCTGCAGGGCGTGTTGACGGACCAGGTCGCGATCGATCGACAGATCGACCGCGTGCTCTCCGGCGGCTGGCCGCTGGCCCGCGTCGAGGCCGTGATGCGCGCCTCCTTGCGCGCCGGCGCCTATGAGCTGCGGTCCCGGAAAGACGTGCCGGCCCGCGCCGTCATCAAGGAATATGTCGACGTCGCCGGCGCCTTTTTCGGGCCGACGGAGTCGGGCATGGTCAACGCCGTGCTCGATAAGATCGCGCGGGAAGAGCGGTCGGGGGAGATGGGGGGATAA
- a CDS encoding DEAD/DEAH box helicase, whose protein sequence is MTFSELGLSEKVLGAVQTAGYANPTPIQAQAIPPALQGRDILGIAQTGTGKTAAFTLPMLSRLEQGRARARMPRTLILEPTRELAAQVEESFNKYGAQHKLNVALLIGGVAFGDQEAKIMRGADVLIATPGRLLDFFDRGKLLLTGIEILVIDEADRMLDMGFIPDIERVCKLVPFTRQTLFFSATMPPEITRLTEAFLHNPVRIEVARASTTASTIRQALVASHGHADKRETLRNLIRGAENLKNAIVFCNRKRDVAILHRSLAKHGFPVGALHGDMDQLARMASLDAFKNGDVSLLVCSDVAARGLDIPDVSHVINFDVPTHSEDYVHRIGRTGRAGRSGVALTIVTEDDAKYVDQIQSLIGKAIEWEGPGFAELPPPMETTHGHEHRRGARNERGGRRERGGERGRRAERGERAERAERPARVERPERVERVEAEGPVAMGRPAHAPRRPDAEPTRPRPQLDDRRDRRPRRHHEDDGPPVIGLGDHVPSFLLRPVTLRPAKVAEE, encoded by the coding sequence ATGACATTCAGCGAATTGGGCCTTTCGGAAAAGGTTCTCGGGGCCGTGCAAACGGCAGGCTACGCCAATCCGACGCCCATCCAGGCGCAGGCCATACCGCCGGCGCTTCAAGGCCGGGACATTTTGGGCATCGCCCAGACCGGCACCGGCAAAACAGCCGCCTTCACCCTGCCGATGCTCAGCCGCCTCGAACAGGGCCGCGCCCGGGCGAGAATGCCCCGGACGCTGATTCTCGAGCCCACCCGCGAGCTGGCGGCGCAGGTCGAGGAAAGCTTCAACAAATACGGCGCCCAGCACAAGCTGAACGTGGCGCTTCTCATCGGCGGCGTCGCCTTCGGCGACCAGGAAGCCAAGATCATGCGCGGCGCGGACGTGCTGATCGCCACGCCGGGCCGCCTTCTCGACTTCTTCGACCGCGGCAAGCTGCTGCTGACGGGCATCGAGATCCTCGTCATCGACGAAGCCGACCGCATGCTCGACATGGGCTTCATCCCCGACATCGAGCGCGTCTGCAAGCTCGTTCCCTTCACGCGCCAGACGCTTTTCTTCTCGGCGACCATGCCGCCGGAGATCACCCGCCTCACCGAGGCCTTCCTGCATAATCCGGTCAGGATCGAGGTCGCCCGCGCCTCCACCACGGCCTCGACGATCCGCCAGGCGCTCGTCGCATCGCACGGCCACGCCGACAAGCGCGAGACGCTGCGCAATCTGATCCGCGGCGCCGAAAACCTCAAGAACGCGATCGTCTTTTGCAACCGCAAGCGCGACGTGGCGATCCTGCATCGCTCGCTTGCAAAGCACGGCTTCCCGGTCGGCGCGCTGCATGGCGACATGGACCAGCTCGCCCGCATGGCCTCGCTGGACGCCTTCAAGAACGGCGACGTGTCGCTGCTCGTCTGCTCGGATGTCGCCGCGCGCGGCCTCGATATTCCGGACGTCAGCCACGTCATCAATTTCGACGTGCCGACGCATAGCGAGGATTACGTCCATCGCATCGGCCGCACAGGCCGCGCCGGCCGCTCGGGCGTGGCGCTGACCATCGTGACCGAGGACGACGCCAAATATGTCGATCAGATCCAGAGCCTGATCGGCAAGGCGATCGAGTGGGAAGGGCCGGGCTTCGCCGAATTGCCGCCACCCATGGAGACGACGCACGGGCATGAGCATCGCCGCGGCGCGAGAAACGAACGCGGCGGACGCCGCGAGCGTGGCGGAGAGCGCGGTCGCAGAGCCGAGCGCGGTGAGCGTGCGGAGCGGGCCGAGCGCCCAGCGCGGGTCGAACGTCCGGAGCGGGTCGAACGGGTCGAAGCCGAAGGTCCGGTGGCCATGGGCCGCCCGGCGCATGCGCCCCGGCGTCCGGACGCCGAACCGACGCGCCCACGCCCGCAACTGGACGATCGCCGCGACCGGCGTCCGCGCCGCCACCATGAGGACGACGGCCCGCCCGTCATTGGCCTCGGCGACCATGTGCCGTCCTTCCTGCTGCGGCCAGTGACGCTGCGGCCGGCGAAGGTAGCTGAGGAGTAA
- a CDS encoding HIT family protein, translating to MPAAYDPNNIFGKMLRGEIPAHKIYEDDVALAFMDIMPRTEGHALVIPKEGARTLVDVSPTTLGELIKRVQHVAKALQAAFQCDGLTLHQFNESAGGQVIYHLHFHLLPRWDGVSLRPPGTMGDNDKLAEQAEKIRAAMAPFVG from the coding sequence ATGCCCGCCGCTTATGATCCGAATAATATCTTCGGCAAGATGCTGCGCGGCGAGATCCCCGCGCACAAGATCTATGAAGACGACGTCGCCCTCGCCTTCATGGACATCATGCCGCGCACCGAGGGCCATGCGCTGGTGATTCCCAAAGAGGGCGCGCGCACGCTCGTCGACGTGTCTCCGACCACGCTCGGGGAACTCATAAAGCGCGTGCAGCATGTCGCGAAGGCGCTGCAGGCGGCTTTCCAATGCGACGGCCTGACGCTGCATCAATTCAACGAGAGCGCCGGCGGGCAGGTGATTTACCACCTGCACTTCCATCTGCTGCCGCGCTGGGACGGCGTCTCCCTGCGCCCGCCGGGAACGATGGGGGATAACGACAAGCTCGCGGAACAGGCGGAAAAGATCAGGGCGGCGATGGCGCCTTTTGTGGGGTGA
- a CDS encoding 3-deoxy-manno-octulosonate cytidylyltransferase yields MIPARLGSTRLPGKALADIGGRPMVAHVWSRAVEANIGPVVVATDSEEIAAAVRAVGGEALLTTGAHLCGSDRVAAALRAIDPAGRYEAVVNLQGDNPFLPEGALAAALALLGDPAVDIGTLAAPAAPQEADDPNAVKLVGTHVTPRRLRSLYFSRSRAPWGEGPHYKHIGVYAFRRAALERFASLAPSPLELSERLEQLRALEAGMRIDATVLDKTSPSVDTGRDLEALRRVSSSRGVSES; encoded by the coding sequence GTGATACCCGCGCGGCTGGGCTCGACTCGGCTGCCGGGAAAGGCGCTTGCCGATATCGGCGGGCGGCCGATGGTCGCTCATGTCTGGTCGCGCGCCGTCGAAGCGAACATCGGCCCCGTCGTCGTCGCGACGGATTCGGAAGAAATCGCCGCAGCCGTTCGGGCTGTCGGCGGCGAGGCCCTGCTGACAACGGGCGCCCATCTCTGCGGTAGCGACCGCGTCGCCGCGGCGCTGCGGGCGATCGATCCGGCAGGCCGTTACGAGGCCGTCGTCAACCTCCAGGGCGACAATCCCTTCCTTCCGGAGGGCGCGCTCGCAGCGGCGCTGGCGCTGCTCGGCGACCCCGCCGTCGATATCGGGACGCTTGCGGCGCCCGCCGCGCCGCAAGAGGCCGACGATCCGAACGCGGTCAAGCTCGTGGGAACGCACGTCACGCCGCGCCGCCTACGCTCGCTCTATTTCTCCCGCTCCCGCGCACCCTGGGGCGAAGGACCACATTATAAGCATATCGGCGTCTATGCTTTTCGGCGGGCCGCGCTCGAGCGCTTTGCGTCGCTTGCGCCGTCTCCGCTCGAGCTGAGCGAGCGCCTCGAGCAATTGCGGGCGCTCGAGGCGGGAATGCGTATCGACGCGACTGTGCTGGACAAAACGAGCCCATCGGTAGATACCGGGCGCGACCTCGAAGCCCTGCGCCGAGTTTCCTCATCCCGAGGGGTGAGCGAGTCGTGA
- the ribH gene encoding 6,7-dimethyl-8-ribityllumazine synthase yields the protein MAGFAPGDIAATPVTGARILVVAARFNAEIVGLLRAGAQAAIERLGASATIIEVPGALEIATAAAIALDAAEQADAPYDGLVALGCVIRGETYHFEIVANESSRALTDLSVARRLPFGNGILTVENNEQAILRADPKQGDKGADAALAALSLIRLKRSLA from the coding sequence ATGGCAGGTTTTGCACCCGGCGACATCGCCGCGACGCCCGTCACGGGCGCGCGGATTCTCGTCGTCGCGGCGAGGTTCAACGCCGAGATCGTCGGCTTGCTGCGCGCTGGCGCGCAGGCGGCGATCGAGCGACTCGGCGCCAGCGCGACGATAATCGAAGTGCCCGGCGCGCTGGAGATCGCGACCGCTGCAGCGATTGCGCTCGATGCGGCCGAGCAGGCGGACGCGCCGTACGACGGGCTCGTCGCGCTCGGCTGCGTTATTCGCGGCGAGACCTATCACTTCGAGATCGTGGCGAATGAAAGCTCGCGCGCCCTGACCGACCTTTCGGTCGCGCGGCGTCTGCCTTTCGGGAATGGAATCCTCACCGTGGAAAATAACGAACAGGCGATTTTGCGCGCCGATCCGAAGCAGGGCGACAAGGGCGCCGATGCGGCGCTCGCGGCATTGTCCCTCATCCGCCTGAAGCGGAGCCTCGCATGA
- the thiL gene encoding thiamine-phosphate kinase: MPSRYTEDELIARVFAPIAGAAALGLKDDAALIGASPEPTVATVDMLVAGVHFFPDDPPGAVARKALRINLSDLAAKGAAPVGFLLSLALPTGWTNDWLAAFAAGLAEDAATYAAPLIGGDTTATPGPLTISITALGRASRFVPRTGAKAGDAIYVSGTIGDAALGLAMRRDATLAARLSPAARAHLLDRYLLPRPRLDLLPLLRDHANAAMDVSDGLAGDLAKLCAASGVGAVVEAPMVPLSDAAREAIALAPGLFETALTGGDDYEILFTAAPGFSPPDGVARIGEIAIGPATLEFRSAAKKPLIFKKLSFSHF; this comes from the coding sequence ATGCCCAGCCGCTACACCGAAGACGAGCTCATCGCCCGCGTCTTCGCGCCGATCGCCGGCGCGGCGGCGTTGGGATTGAAGGACGACGCTGCCCTCATCGGGGCCTCGCCCGAGCCGACCGTCGCCACGGTCGATATGCTCGTCGCGGGCGTGCATTTCTTCCCCGACGATCCGCCGGGCGCGGTCGCCAGAAAGGCGCTGCGGATCAATCTTTCGGATCTCGCGGCCAAGGGCGCCGCGCCTGTCGGTTTTCTTCTCTCGCTCGCCCTGCCGACCGGTTGGACGAACGACTGGCTCGCGGCCTTTGCGGCAGGCCTCGCGGAAGACGCCGCGACCTATGCCGCGCCGCTCATCGGCGGCGACACCACGGCCACGCCAGGGCCGCTGACGATCTCGATCACCGCATTGGGCCGGGCGTCTCGTTTCGTGCCGCGAACGGGCGCTAAGGCCGGCGATGCAATCTATGTGTCGGGGACGATTGGCGACGCGGCGCTCGGCCTCGCCATGCGCCGCGATGCAACGCTGGCGGCGCGGCTTTCGCCTGCAGCCCGCGCGCATCTCCTCGACCGCTATCTGCTCCCGCGTCCGCGGCTCGATCTCCTCCCGCTCCTGCGCGACCACGCCAACGCCGCAATGGATGTCTCGGATGGGCTCGCGGGCGATCTCGCCAAGCTTTGCGCGGCCTCGGGCGTGGGCGCGGTGGTGGAGGCGCCGATGGTCCCGCTGTCGGATGCGGCGCGGGAGGCGATTGCGCTTGCGCCAGGCCTCTTTGAAACCGCGCTGACGGGCGGCGACGACTACGAGATTCTGTTCACGGCCGCGCCCGGTTTCTCCCCGCCAGACGGGGTCGCGCGAATCGGCGAGATCGCTATCGGCCCGGCAACGCTCGAGTTCCGCAGTGCAGCAAAAAAGCCCCTCATTTTCAAGAAATTATCTTTCAGCCACTTTTGA